CCGCCGAGCTGATGGGCAAGACGGGCGAAGAGGCGGATGCCTATGCTCGCGAAGTGGTCAAATCCGATTTCGAAGAAGCCGGTCACGAGGATGTCGTGCGCAAGGTGGCAGGCGACCTGGGCGACCGCGCCGACCCCGACACGATCCGCGCCAAGATGACGGAACTCATGAACGTGGCGAAGGTCCAGCTCATGAAAGAGCAGGAATAACCACCGCCGATCGCCGCGCGGATCCCAAGATCGCTACGCGGGGCGGTTTTTCGGCGGCGCCACGGGGCACCGTCAATCCCAATCCGGTCAAGGCAGGTAGATGAGCAGCAGTTTTTCCGATTTTCTCGACGCGCGCGACTGGCTTCTGGCCGATGGCGCGACGGGGACGAACCTTTTCAACATGGGTCTGCAATCGGGTGACGCGCCCGAGCTCTGGAACGTCGATCACCCCGACCGCATCCGCAAGCTCTACCGGATGGCCGTTGACGCGGGCAGCGACGTGTTTCTCACCAACTCCTTTGGCGGCACCGCCGCCCGGCTCAAGCTGCACGGCGCCGAAAAGCGCGTGCGAGAGTTGTCGCGCGTGGCCGCCGAGCTTGGCCGCGAAGTGGCCGACAGATGCGACCGCACCGTGATGGTCGCGGGCTCCGTCGGGCCCACGGGCGAGATCATGGCGCCCATGGGCAACCTCACCCACGAGATCGCCGTCGAGATGTTTCACGAGCAGGCCGACGGGCTCAAGGAAGGCGGCGTCGATGTGGTGTGGGTCGAAACCATTTCGGCCCCCGAGGAATTCAAGGCCGCCGCCGAGGCGTTCCGGCTGGCCGACATGCCCTGGTGCGGCACGATGAGCTTCGACACCGCGGGGCGCACCATGATGGGCTTCACCTCCGCCGACCTGGCCGACCTTGTCGAGAAACTCGACCACAAACCCATTGCCTATGGCGCCAATTGCGGCGTGGGCGCCTCCGACCTCATGCGCACCGTGCTTGGCTTCGTGGCGCAGGGGTCGGAAAGGCCCATCATCGCCAAGGGCAATGCGGGGATCCCGAAATACGTCGATGGGCACATCCACTATGACGGCACGCCCGAACTCATGGCCGAATATGCCTGTCTGGCTCGCGATGCGGGCGCGCGCATCATCGGCGGCTGCTGCGGCACAATGCCCGAACATCTGTCCCGTATGCGCGAGGCGCTCGAGACGCGGCCCAAGGGCGATATTCCCGCGCTCGAGGAGATCGCGGCCAAGCTGGGCGCATTTTCCTCCGATGCCGACGGCACCGGCGACGACGAAAGCTCCGGTCGCCGCACTCGGCGTGGGCGCCGCCGCGGCTGACGGGTGCGGCGCGCGCTGTTCATCCTGCTGATCTGTCTCGGGGTCGCGGCATTGTGTCTGTGGGCGATCGGCTATATCTACATCCATGCGCTCGCCTGCGGCTTCGCCGATACCGGGCAAGGCGCCTGCCGCATCAGGATGCCGTGGGAACTCGTGGAAAGCGACCGTCCCATGATGGTCTACACGCCCCTCTCCGTGACGCTCGCCATCTTCGGCGCCGCCTTCCTCGTCCGGCCCCGCGCCAAGGGTACCGACACGCGCTGAGCGGTGGCGCTCAAGGCGGCGGACGCTCCGTGACTGCGCGATCTTCACTGCCGGCGGGCGCGTTATCGCCGACCGCTCGTGCCGCTTACGCGCACCGATTGCATTCGCCGCGGGACTTTGCGAATTGCGCGACACCCGCCGCCCTGACGAGATGCCCGATGCCCACCACCCCCCGTGCCAAATTCCACCGGTTCCTGTGGTGGGTCTGTGCCCTCTACCTGGCCCTCTGGGCCCTGCTCTACTACCACGCCGGGCCGCCCGGCTGTGGCTCAGTGAACCGCGTCGAGATCTGCTCCCGCCTGCAGATGCCCTGGGAATT
This window of the Roseovarius sp. SCSIO 43702 genome carries:
- a CDS encoding DUF1476 domain-containing protein; translated protein: MTTFDDRKDAFENKYAHDQEMQFRAEARRNKLLGLWAAELMGKTGEEADAYAREVVKSDFEEAGHEDVVRKVAGDLGDRADPDTIRAKMTELMNVAKVQLMKEQE
- the bmt gene encoding betaine--homocysteine S-methyltransferase, which produces MSSSFSDFLDARDWLLADGATGTNLFNMGLQSGDAPELWNVDHPDRIRKLYRMAVDAGSDVFLTNSFGGTAARLKLHGAEKRVRELSRVAAELGREVADRCDRTVMVAGSVGPTGEIMAPMGNLTHEIAVEMFHEQADGLKEGGVDVVWVETISAPEEFKAAAEAFRLADMPWCGTMSFDTAGRTMMGFTSADLADLVEKLDHKPIAYGANCGVGASDLMRTVLGFVAQGSERPIIAKGNAGIPKYVDGHIHYDGTPELMAEYACLARDAGARIIGGCCGTMPEHLSRMREALETRPKGDIPALEEIAAKLGAFSSDADGTGDDESSGRRTRRGRRRG